The following proteins are encoded in a genomic region of Mycobacterium sp. 155:
- the dnaJ gene encoding molecular chaperone DnaJ: MAQREWVEKDFYKELGVSSDASADQIKKAYRKLASELHPDRNPDAGAAERFKAVSEANSVLSDPAKRKEYDETRRLFADGGFGRRFNTGSGGGGGFGGGYGSDGAEFNLGDLFDAAGESGGANIGDLFGGLFGRGAQPRPSRPRRGNDLETETELSFLEATKGVAMPLRLTSPAPCTNCHGSGARPGTSPKVCPNCNGSGVVNRNQGAFGFSEPCTECRGSGSIIEHPCDECKGTGVTTRTRTINVRIPPGVEDGQRIRLAGQGEAGLRGAPSGDLYVTVHVRPDKVFGRDGDDLTVAVPVSFHELALGTTLSVPTLDGKVGVRVPKGTSDGRILRVRGRGVPKRSGGHGDLLVTVKVAVPPKLEGEAAEALEAYAKAERASGFDPRAGWAGNV, from the coding sequence ATGGCCCAGCGTGAATGGGTCGAGAAGGACTTCTACAAGGAGCTTGGCGTCTCCTCTGACGCCAGCGCCGACCAGATCAAGAAGGCCTACCGGAAACTGGCCTCCGAGCTGCATCCCGACCGGAACCCCGACGCGGGAGCCGCGGAGCGGTTCAAGGCGGTATCCGAAGCCAACAGCGTTCTGTCGGACCCCGCGAAGCGCAAGGAGTATGACGAAACCCGGCGGCTGTTCGCCGACGGCGGCTTCGGCCGCCGGTTCAACACCGGCAGCGGTGGGGGCGGCGGCTTCGGTGGTGGATACGGTTCCGACGGAGCTGAATTCAATCTCGGCGACCTGTTCGATGCGGCCGGAGAGAGCGGCGGCGCGAACATCGGTGATCTCTTCGGCGGACTGTTCGGGCGCGGTGCGCAGCCGCGCCCGAGCCGGCCGCGGCGGGGCAATGACCTGGAAACCGAGACCGAGCTGTCGTTCCTGGAAGCCACCAAAGGCGTGGCCATGCCGCTGCGGCTGACCAGCCCGGCGCCGTGCACCAACTGCCACGGCAGCGGTGCGCGTCCGGGGACCAGCCCGAAGGTGTGCCCGAACTGCAACGGTTCTGGCGTGGTCAACCGCAACCAGGGCGCGTTCGGGTTCTCCGAGCCGTGCACCGAATGCCGGGGCAGCGGCTCGATCATCGAGCACCCGTGTGATGAGTGCAAAGGCACCGGGGTCACCACCCGGACCCGCACCATCAACGTCCGGATCCCTCCGGGCGTCGAGGACGGTCAGCGCATCCGGCTGGCCGGACAGGGTGAGGCCGGATTGCGCGGTGCACCATCCGGTGACCTCTATGTCACCGTGCATGTGCGCCCGGACAAGGTGTTCGGCCGTGACGGCGATGACCTGACCGTCGCAGTCCCGGTGAGTTTCCACGAATTGGCGCTCGGCACAACACTTTCCGTGCCGACGCTGGACGGCAAGGTCGGCGTCCGGGTGCCCAAGGGCACCTCCGACGGCCGGATCCTGCGGGTTCGTGGACGCGGAGTGCCCAAGCGGTCCGGTGGTCACGGCGACCTGCTGGTCACCGTGAAGGTGGCGGTACCGCCGAAGCTCGAGGGCGAAGCGGCAGAGGCGCTGGAGGCATACGCGAAAGCCGAGCGGGCCAGTGGATTTGATCCGCGGGCCGGATGGGCGGGGAACGTATGA
- the grpE gene encoding nucleotide exchange factor GrpE, with the protein MSENDSHEPVTITDKRRIDPSTGEVREQASAPSGPASAAPDASGSAADAGASNDEIAELKATLQRVKAEYDNYRKRALRDQQLIAERSKGAVVTQLLGVLDDLERARSHGDLESGPLKSVADKLVGALEGLGLSAFGQEGDEFDPSLHEAVQHEGDGTHPVIGMVMRRGYKVGDQVVRHAMVGVVDTVPDAGGADNPDAAAVQAPKSNN; encoded by the coding sequence GTGAGTGAGAACGATTCGCACGAGCCGGTGACCATCACCGACAAACGGCGCATCGATCCCAGCACCGGCGAGGTACGTGAGCAGGCGTCGGCCCCCAGCGGGCCGGCGTCCGCCGCGCCCGACGCCTCGGGTTCGGCCGCCGACGCAGGCGCATCCAACGATGAGATCGCCGAATTGAAGGCCACCCTGCAGCGGGTCAAGGCGGAGTACGACAACTACCGCAAGCGCGCCCTGCGGGATCAGCAGCTCATCGCCGAGCGGAGCAAGGGCGCCGTCGTCACCCAGTTGTTGGGCGTGCTCGATGATCTCGAGCGGGCCCGCAGCCACGGTGACCTGGAATCCGGACCGCTCAAGTCCGTTGCCGACAAGCTGGTCGGCGCGCTTGAGGGGCTTGGCCTTTCCGCATTCGGTCAAGAGGGCGACGAATTCGACCCGTCGCTGCACGAGGCCGTGCAGCACGAGGGCGACGGAACCCATCCGGTGATCGGAATGGTGATGCGTCGCGGTTACAAGGTCGGTGACCAGGTGGTGCGGCATGCCATGGTCGGTGTCGTCGACACCGTGCCCGACGCCGGCGGTGCCGATAATCCGGACGCCGCGGCTGTCCAGGCCCCAAAATCAAACAACTAG